One Setaria italica strain Yugu1 chromosome I, Setaria_italica_v2.0, whole genome shotgun sequence DNA window includes the following coding sequences:
- the LOC101752754 gene encoding BEACH domain-containing protein C2-like isoform X1 gives MGEEDTGEMSDGSPPAPWEHGVDERFAAESLLPFGDEAYAVNDEEVSDTEMSACSPSAPSEPSPPLRRRLAPVVASDVPEEVVRAVDAVIMGGGVEHLREMVSEENGEVSHFIVDVLMVTMGGVDGLDEGAGDGLGAATGLPPSIMSSSRAAAIAAELVPYLPCGVEPSPRTRMARGLLATLSACTRNRTMCSASGLLAVLLDVAEKLFVGMGQGSKWDGTPIVQCIQVLGGHSVSVRDLHSWLLLIKKALVTRWATPLTLALENAVASNEAKGPAVTFEFDGESSGLLGPGDNRWPFSNGFGFATWIYVESFSASLDTDTASAAVAAAAASTSGKSSPSAAAAAACTLAGEGTKHMPRLFSFLTSDSHGIETYFNGQFLVVESGAGKGKASLHFTYEFKPRCWYFVGLEHTSKQALLGKAESELRLYVDGDLHESCPFEPPRIVKPLAFCCIGTNPSPTIAGLQRRRRQCPLFAEMGPIYIFTDPIGPERMSRLASRGGDALPSFGNGAGFPWKSTSNHIREAAEDSYALDIEIGGSLHLLYHPSLLNGRFCSDASPSGSTGTHRRPAEVLGMVHVSHRVRPAESLWALAYGGPMALLPLIVSNVEMDNLEPILGDLSLSLATASLSVPIFRIISLAVQHPGNKDELCRIHGPELLSQVLHYLLDTLSKIESGKKEILSAEELVTAIVSLCQSQRNDHGQKVQLFSTLLLDLKMWSSCNYFLQKKLLSSLADMVFAESTCMRDANALQMLLDGCRRCYWVIHEADSIDTFTLTGHERPLGNVNALVDELLVVIELLIGAAPSTFASDDVRCLVGFVVDCPQPNQVARVLLLIYRLIAHPNTSRANLFAQSFISRGVVEALLVLLQREAKSGDSNIFHSSNVPQNAASWNGSSNLTNKDLELKTANGEESCKDHQIQSVQHQEPTSHETGSGHESTSKWCLLKGQFLNNLGGIDVPNISDNVQNSVYNIDGGDGVLVGIVHVLGALVASGHLTFTSSTVRPKLPSGFLTTCKGEGNTMFEDRVSLLLFALQKAFQAAPKRLMTRNVYRALISSVIDVSSPKDNLKNLHDSGCHFKHIPLLMVLLCSLPYASRAFQAHAIQDLLYLVCSHPKNRSTMTSISEWPEWILEILISNHEMGDDKDSDGVSTCEVEELIHNFLVVMLEHSMRQKDGWKDVEAAIHCAEWLSMVGGSSTGDQRIRREESLPIFKRRLLGSLLDFSAQELQVQQTGGIAATAAGVAVEDLVPKETKVQAEKAANLSVALAENAIVLMMLVEDHLRSRSQHFFMSCLVDSAASPASVASLAASRSNSLSRSGSEHLEAGGSRQSLSSDAGGLPVDVLASTADTNGQLSAEVMERVTAAAAAEPYGSVRHAFVSYGSCISDLSEGWKYRTRLWYGVCIPPKSNVFGGGGSGFVSWKSVLEKDSNGNWIELPLVKKSVAMLQALLLDSGLGGCLATGVGSGPGMGVMGALNQLLDSDQPFFCMLRLILVSMREDDSGEDDIFTRNISMKNEISEGLGCQTGSMLPLDGHSSASIKKCPAALLWRVLGPILNMPVSETKRQRVLVASSILYSELWHAVSSDRKPLRKKYVGLIMPPFVAFLKRYRSILAGIHELTSPDAQNPLAVDDWASAADTSPVEVGVSMISPGWAAAFASPPVAMALAMIAAGASGTETIAPPTNKLRRRDTSLLERRSAKLHTFSSFQKPLDTTPSLPTSAPKDKAAAKAAALAAARDLERSAKIGSRRGLSAVAMATSVQRRSAGDIERAQRWNTSEAMGAAWMECLQSADSKSVSGRDFSALSYKYVALLVSSFALARNLQRVEMERRTQVEILNRSCMSIGLRAWRHLLHCLIETSRLYGPFGELLCTPDSIFWKLDLTESSLRMRRFMKRNYNWLNHLGATANYGEQKFLCDGADSNACHSEDGDSLPTNVLSTSSLITVDGGHEDIRQGETENICSSVDDQLTNSSPLDQSLTGSVDSRSSDFSGVRNLVRSTVVAPGYRPSNERIIIELPSMMIRPLKVVRGTFQVTSKRINFIVDEHTSDSYMDDITSTSGQYDQQDRDRSWLISSLHQIYSRRYLLRQSALELFMVDRSNFLFDFEDVGARTHAYRAIVHAKPPYLNDIFLATQRPEQILKQTQLMERWAKWEISNFEYLMELNTLAGRSYNDITQYPVFPWVIADYKSKTLDLESPSTYRDLSKPIGALNPARLKKFQDHYSSFKDPIIPKFHYSSHYSSPGTVLYYLSRIEPFSTLSAQLQRAKFDHDDCMFSDVNKTWNSVLEGLDDVKELVPELFYLPEVFTNLNSSGRLGSVALPPWAENPVDFIHIHRKALESDHVSTHLHEWIDLIFGYKQRGKDAVVANNVFPHVTYDGMVDIDKITDPMQRRATQNQISNFGQTPSQLLTVPHIRRRTLTEILQVQTIFRNPNEVRSYALPSPDHCNVPASAMLISKDCIVVIDSNVPTVHVALHHWQPNTPDGLGAPFLFHHGKNAINSSGGAIFRIFKGSSGSTEDYQFPRAVAFAASAVQNSSAVVVTCDKEVITGRHADNSVKMISPDGARTVETAFGHLAPVTCLALSADSNYLVTGSRDTTVILWRIRQVGSSQEKNAPEPPPSTPTTPTSPQATGSSSNSSSSKNLETYRRRRIEGPMHILRGHLGEVTCCSVSSDLGLVSSSSVSGVLLHSLRTGRLIKKLDVPEAHSICLSSQGIVLIWNESEKRLSTFTVNGIPIATSVLSPFSGRVSCIETSADGQFAVMGTCSASNCNHKGSNATEDDYELDKPCGDEDVQESNETRLSVDAPSICLLDLYKLEVIHTLKLGEGMDVTALALNKENTTLLVSTADKQLIVFTGPAANNPSAL, from the exons ATGGGGGAGGAGGACACCGGCGAGATGTCCGAtggctcgccgcccgcgccgtggGAGCACGGCGTCGACGAGCGGTTCGCCGCCGAGTCGCTCCTCCCGTTCGGCGACGAGGCGTACGCCGTCAACGACGAGGAGGTATCGGACACGGAGATGAGCGCGTGCTCCCCGTCGGCCCCGTCGGAGCCCTCCCCGCCGCTGCGGAGGCGCCTGGCTCCGGTAGTGGCGTCGGACGtgccggaggaggtggtgcgcgCCGTGGACGCGGTGATCATGGGCGGCGGGGTCGAGCACCTCCGCGAGATGGTCTCAGAGGAGAACGGCGAGGTCTCGCATTTCATCGTGGACGTGCTGATGGTCACGATGGGCGGCGTGGACGGCCTCGACGAGGGCGCGGGCGACGGCCTCGGCGCGGCCACCGGGTTGCCGCCCAGCATCATGTCCAGCTCGCGCGCGGCCGCGATAGCGGCCGAGCTCGTGCCCTACCTCCCCTGCGGCGTCGAGCCGTCGCCGCGCACCCGCATGGCCCGCGGCCTCCTTGCCACCCTCAGCGCTTGCACCCGCAACCGCACCATGTGCTCCGCTTCCGGCCTCCTCGCAGTCCTCCTCGACGTCGCAGAGAAGCTGTTCGTCGGAATGGGTCAGGGCAGCAAGTGGGACGGGACGCCGATTGTGCAGTGCATTCAAGTGCTGGGTGGGCACTCGGTCAGTGTCAGGGACTTGCATTCCTGGCTCCTTTTGATCAAGAAAGCTCTCGTCACGCGGTGGGCCACGCCGCTGACTCTCGCTTTGGAGAACGCCGTGGCAAGCAACGAGGCTAAAGGGCCGGCGGTGACCTTTGAGTTCGACGGGGAGAGCTCCGGTTTGCTCGGCCCTGGGGATAACCGGTGGCCGTTCTCTAATGGCTTTGGGTTTGCCACATGGATATACGTTGAGTCTTTCTCAGCCTCGCTCGACACAGATACGGCATCTGCGGCCGTTGCAGCCGCTGCAGCATCAACATCTGGGAAGTCATCAccttcggcggcggctgctgctgcctgcacGCTTGCGGGAGAAGGAACAAAGCACATGCCCCGGCTTTTCAGTTTCCTCACTTCGGATAGCCATGGCATTGAGACCTATTTCAATGGCCAGTTTCTAGTTGTGGAGAGTGGGGCTGGGAAGGGAAAGGCCTCTCTCCATTTCACTTATGAATTCAAACCACGGTGCTGGTACTTTGTTGGTCTGGAGCATACAAGCAAGCAAGCTTTGCTTGGGAAGGCTGAGAGTGAATTGCGTTTGTATGTGGATGGGGACCTTCACGAAAGCTGTCCATTTGAGCCCCCGCGCATCGTGAAACCACTGGCTTTTTGCTGCATTGGGACCAACCCATCACCAACTATCGCTGGCCTtcaacggcgccggcggcaatgTCCATTGTTTGCAGAGATGGGACCTATCTATATATTTACAGATCCTATTGGGCCAGAGAGAATGAGTCGACTAGCTTCCAGGGGAGGAGATGCACTTCCCAGTTTCGGCAATGGTGCTGGTTTTCCTTGGAAATCTACAAGTAATCACATAAGGGAAGCTGCAGAAGATAGTTATGCACTTGATATTGAGATTGGTGGAAGCTTACATCTTCTCTACCATCCCAGCCTGCTCAATGGCCGGTTTTGCTCTGATGCTTCACCTTCTGGCTCAACAG GTACTCACCGAAGGCCTGCAGAAGTTCTTGGCATGGTTCATGTTTCTCATCGTGTGCGGCCagctgaatctttatgggcttTGGCTTATGGAGGTCCAATGGCATTACTACCACTAATTGTGAGCAATGTCGAGATGGATAACCTGGAACCCATACTTGGCGATTTGTCTTTGTCTCTTGCCACCGCGTCTCTTTCTGTCCCTATTTTCAGGATCATTTCCTTGGCTGTTCAACATCCTGGAAATAAAGATGAGTTGTGCCGTATTCATGGACCAGAGCTGCTATCACAAGTTTTACATTATCTGTTGGACACACTGTCCAAAATAGAAAGTGGAAAGAAAGAGATACTGAGTGCTGAGGAGCTTGTTACTGCAATTGTATCTTTGTGTCAGTCTCAAAGAAACGATCATGGTCAAAAGGTGCAGCTCTTCAGCACTTTGCTGTTGGACCTGAAGATGTGGAGTTCATGCAACTATTTTTTGCAGAAAAAGCTTCTCTCTTCACTTGCAGACATGGTTTTTGCTGAATCTACTTGCATGCGTGATGCAAACGCACTGCAAATGCTTCTTGATGGATGCAGAAGGTGTTATTGGGTAATTCATGAAGCAGATTCAATTGATACCTTCACACTTACTGGACATGAGAGACCTTTAGGAAATGTAAATGCTTTGGTTGATGAGCTTTTGGTTGTTATTGAACTGTTGATAGGAGCAGCACCTTCTACGTTTGCTTCTGATGATGTTCGTTGTTTGGTTGGATTTGTCGTCGACTGCCCACAACCTAATCAG GTTGCTAGGGTGTTGCTTCTCATCTACAGATTGATTGCACATCCAAACACTTCTAGAGCTAACTTGTTTGCTCAGTCCTTCATTTCTCGTGGAGTAGTAGAAGCATTACTTGTTCTTTTGCAGAGGGAGGCTAAATCTGGTGATAGCAATATTTTCCACAGCAGTAATGTGCCACAAAATGCTGCTTCGTGGAATGGATCTTCTAATCTTACTAATAAGGATTTGGAACTAAAAACTGCTAATGGTGAAGAAAGCTGCAAGGATCATCAGATTCAGTCAGTGCAGCATCAAGAACCAACCTCCCATGAAACTGGCAGTGGACATGAGTCTACTAGCAAATGGTGCCTACTAAAGGGTCAGTTCCTAAATAATTTGGGTGGCATCGATGTCCCAAATATCTCTGACAATGTCCAAAATAGCGTATACAATATCGATGGTGGTGATGGAGTTCTTGTTGGGATAGTCCATGTTTTGGGTGCTTTAGTTGCATCAGGCCACCTGACTTTTACCTCATCTACTGTGAGACCGAAGTTGCCAAGTGGTTTTCTGACTACCTGTAAAGGAGAAGGAAATACCATGTTTGAAGACAGAGTATCTTTACTGCTCTTTGCATTGCAGAAAGCTTTCCAAGCAGCCCCAAAAAGGCTTATGACCAGAAATGTCTACCGGGCATTAATTTCTTCAGTG ATCGATGTTTCTTCACCAAAAGATAACCTAAAAAACCTACATGATTCTGGTTGTCATTTTAAACACATTCCACTTTTGATGGTCCTACTCTGTTCTCTTCCATATGCATCACGGGCATTCCAAGCTCATGCTATTCAG GATCTTCTATATTTGGTTTGTAGTCATCCCAAGAATAGAAGTACAATGACTTCCATCAGCGAATGGCCCGAATGGATATTGGAAATTTTGATTTCTAATCATGAG ATGGGGGACGACAAAGATTCAGATGGTGTAAGCACATGTGAGGTTGAAGAACTCATACACAATTTTCTAGTTGTTATGCTGGAGCATTCAATGCGACAAAAAGATGGGTGGAAG GATGTAGAGGCAGCAATACATTGTGCAGAATGGCTTTCAATGGTTGGAGGATCTAGCACCGGTGACCAAAGAATTAG GCGTGAAGAATCATTACCAATTTTCAAAAGGAGATTACTGGGTAGCCTGCTTGATTTTTCTGCCCAGGAGCTTCAAGTTCAG CAAACTGGAGGAATTGCTGCCACAGCAGCTGGTGTTGCAGTGGAGGATTTAGttcctaaagaaacaaaagtACAAGCAGAGAAAGCTGCCAATCTCTCGGTAGCATTGGCTGAGAATGCAATTGTCCTGATGATGCTTGTAGAAGATCATCTGAGGTCACGCAGTCAACACTTTTTCATGTCCTGTTTGGTTGATAGTGCTGCCTCACCTGCCTCAGTGGCTTCATTAGCTGCCAGTAGGTCAAATTCGCTGAGTAGATCTGGCAGTGAGCATTTGGAAGCTGGGGGCTCAAGGCAGTCTTTGTCCAGTGATGCTGGTGGTCTTCCAGTTGAT GTTCTTGCTTCTACGGCAGATACAAACGGACAACTTTCTGCTGAGGTGATGGAACGCgtaacagcagcagcagcagctgagcCTTATGGATCGGTCAGGCATGCATTTGTATCTTATGGGAGCTGTATTTCAGACCTTTCAGAAGGGTGGAAGTACAGAACCCGATTGTGGTATGGTGTATGCATTCCGCCCAAATCTAATGTGTTTGGTGGTGGGGGAAGTGGTTTTGTATCATGGAAATCTGTTCTTGAAAAGGACTCCAATGGAAACTGGATTGAACTTCCATTAGTAAAGAAATCAGTTGCTATGCTGCAGGCACTTCTATTGGATTCTGGACTTGGGGGTTGCCTTGCTACTGGAGTTGGATCTGGGCCTGGCATGGGTGTTATGGGTGCCCTTAATCAGTTGTTAGATAGTGACCAGCCATTTTTTTGTATGCTCCGGTTGATCCTTGTTTCAATGAGGGAGGATGACAGTGGGGAAGATGACATTTTCACGAGGAACATTAGCATGAAGAATGAGATCTCAGAAGGATTGGGCTGTCAAACTGGAAGCATGCTGCCACTTGATGGTCACTCCAGTGCATCAATCAAAAAATGTCCGGCTGCACTTCTGTGGAG AGTGCTTGGCCCTATTTTAAATATGCCAGTTTCAGAAACTAAGAGACAGCGAGTTCTGGTTGCTTCTTCTATTCTTTATTCAGAG TTATGGCATGCTGTAAGCAGTGACAGAAAACCATTGAGGAAAAAGTATGTTGGGTTGATCATGCCACCATTTGTAGCTTTTCTGAAAAGATATCGATCTATTTTGGCTGGTATACATGAGCTTACATCTCCAGATGCGCAAAATCCACTAGCTGTTGATGACTGGGCTTCAGCAGCAGACACTTCACCTGTTGAG GTTGGTGTTTCAATGATATCACCTGGCTGGGCTGCTGCTTTTGCCTCTCCACCAGTTGCAATGGCATTGGCCATGATTGCTGCTGGTGCCTCTGGGACAGAAACAATAGCACCGCCAACTAATAAATTGCGCAGGCGTGACACCTCATTGCTTGAGCGTAGATCAGCTAAATTGCACACATTCTCAAGCTTTCAGAAGCCTCTAGATACTACACCAAGCTTGCCTACATCGGCACCAAAGGACAAAGCAGCTGCAAAAGCTGCAGCCTTGGCTGCTGCTCGTGACCTTGAGCGTAGTGCAAAGATTGGTTCGAGAAGGGGTCTTAGTGCTGTAGCAATGGCAACTTCAGTACAAAGGAGATCTGCCGGTGATATTGAGCGTGCACAAAGGTGGAACACGTCTGAAGCTATGGGTGCTGCGTGGATGGAGTGTCTGCAGTCTGCTGATTCAAAGTCTGTTTCAGGAAGAGATTTTTCTGCCCTTTCGTACAAATACGTTGCACTTCTTGTTTCCAGTTTCGCCTTAGCACGGAATTTGCAGCGAGTTGAG ATGGAGAGGCGAACACAGGTTGAAATATTGAACCGTAGTTGCATGTCAATTGGACTTCGGGCATGGCGGCATCTTCTTCATTGCTTGATAGAGACAAGTAGACTCTATGGGCCTTTCGGAGAACTCCTGTGCACCCCTGATAGT ATTTTCTGGAAGTTAGATTTAACTGAAAGTTCATTAAGAATGAGAAGATTTATGAAAAGAAACTACAATTGGTTGAATCACTTGGGTGCTACTGCTAATTATGGGGAGCAGAAGTTTCTTTGTGATGGAGCAGACTCCAATGCGTGCCACTCAGAAGATGGAGACTCTTTACCTACAAATGTTCTTTCAACAAGTTCTTTGATTACAGTGGATGGAGGACATGAAGACATTCGGCAGGGTGAAACTGagaatatttgcagcagtgTAGATGATCAACTGACAAATTCATCACCACTTGATCAGTCTTTGACTGGATCAGTGGATTCAAGAAGTTCTGACTTTTCTGGTGTTCGCAACTTGGTCCGATCCACAGTAGTTGCACCTGGTTATAGGCCTAGTAATGAGAGAATTATTATTGAACTTCCTTCAATGATGATTCGGCCGTTGAAGGTTGTACGAGGAACCTTCCAA GTCACATCAAAGAGGATTAACTTTATCGTTGATGAGCATACAAGTGACAGTTACATGGATGATATCACATCAACTAGTGGCCAATATGATCAGCAAGATAGAGATCGGAGCTGGCTCATATCGTCACTTCATCAGATTTATAGTAGAAG ATATTTGCTACGCCAAAGCGCTTTGGAATTGTTCATGGTAGACAGGTCAAACTTCTTATTTGATTTCGAG GATGTAGGAGCACGTACTCATGCATATCGGGCCATTGTTCACGCCAAACCTCCTTACTTGAACGACATTTTCCTTGCTACCCAA AGGCCTGAGCAAATCCTCAAGCAGACACAATTGATGGAGCGCTGGGCTAAATGGGAG ATTAGCAATTTCGAGTATTTAATGGAACTGAACACTCTTGCTGGCCGCAGTTACAACGATATTACTCAG TATCCTGTTTTTCCATGGGTGATAGCAGATTACAAATCCAAAACCTTGGATTTGGAAAGTCCGTCCACATACCGAGATCTTTCGAAG CCAATTGGTGCACTAAATCCTGCACGGTTGAAGAAATTCCAAGATCATTACTCCAGTTTCAAGGATCCGATCATCCCGAAATTTCACTACAGTTCACATTATTCTAGTCCTGGCACG GTATTGTATTACCTTTCCAGGATAGAGCCTTTTAGTACCCTCTCTGCTCAGCTGCAACGTGCCAAGTTTGATCATGATGATTGCATGTTCTCTGATGTCAACAAAACATGGAACAGTGTTCTTGAGGGCTTGGATGATGTAAAAGAGCTA GTTCCAGAGTTGTTTTACCTTCCTGAGGTATTTACTAATTTGAACTCAAGCGGAAGACTAG GCTCTGTAGCACTGCCTCCCTGGGCTGAGAACCCTGTTGATTTTATTCATATACATCGTAAAGCTCTCGAGAGTGATCATGTCTCCACTCATTTGCATGAATGGATCGATCTAATATTTGG ATATAAACAGAGAGGTAAAGATGCAGTGGTAGCCAACAATGTCTTCCCTCATGTTACATATGATGGGATGGTGGATATTGATAAAATCACTGATCCA ATGCAACGGCGAGCTACACAAAATCAAATATCCAATTTTGGACAGACGCCATCTCAGCTGTTGACAGTTCCCCACATAAGAAGAAGGACGTTGACAGAAATCTTACAGGTGCAG ACAATATTCCGGAACCCAAATGAAGTTAGATCTTATGCACTTCCTAGTCCGGATCACTGCAATGTTCCTGCTAGCGCGATGCTTATATCCAAAGATTGTATTGTAGTCATAGATTCTAATGTTCCCACAGTACATGTGGCATTGCACCATTGGCAGCCAAATACTCCAGATGGGCTAGGGGCGCCTTTCCTTTTCCATCATGGAAAAAATGCCATAAATTCAAGTGGCGGTGCTATATTTCGCATCTTTAAAGGATCTTCAGGCTCTACTGAAGACTACCAGTTTCCAAGAGCTGTAGCATTTGCTGCATCTGCAGTCCAAAATTCATCAGCTGTTGTTGTTACATGTGACAAAGAAGTTATAACTG GCAGGCATGCAGATAACTCTGTAAAGATGATTTCCCCGGATGGAGCAAGGACTGTCGAAACTGCATTTGGGCATCTTGCTCCTGTGACCTGTCTTGCACTGTCTGCAGACAGCAATTATCTTGTTACAGGATCTCGTGACACAACAGTTATACTTTGGAGGATACGTCAGGTGGGTTCTTCACAAGAGAAAAATGCTCCAGAACCTCCACCATCTACGCCAACAACACCTACTAGTCCTCAAGCCACTGGTAGTAGCAGCAATAGTAGTTCAAGCAAAAATCTAGAAACCTACAGGAGGCGACGAATTGAAGGTCCTATGCATATACTAAGAGGTCATCTTGGAGAAGTAACCTGCTGTTCTGTTAGTTCTGACCTGGGACTTGTGTCATCTTCGAGTGTTTCTGGTGTCCTGCTGCATTCCTTGAGGACAGGACGGCTCATAAAGAAACTCGATGTGCCAGAAGCCCATTCCATATGCTTATCTTCTCAAGGAATTGTATTAATTTGGAATGAATCCGAGAAAAGACTATCCACCTTCACTGTTAACGGAATCCCTATTGCTACGTCAGTTCTGTCACCTTTCTCTGGACGAGTCAGTTGCATTGAAACTTCTGCTGATGGACAGTTTGCTGTAATGGGAACTTGTTCGGCTAGTAATTGCAATCATAAGGGCAGTAATGCTACAGAAGATGATTATGAGCTTGACAAGCCCTGTGGTGATGAAGATGTACAAGAATCAAATGAGACCAGGCTATCTGTTGATGCACCCTCTATCTGCCTCCTTGATCTATACAAACTTGAG GTAATTCATACGCTGAAGCTGGGAGAAGGAATGGACGTCACTGCACTCGCTCTAAACAAAGAGAACACCACCCTTCTGGTTTCAACAGCTGATAAGCAGCTAATAGTCTTCACCGGTCCTGCTGCAAATAACCCAAGTGCACTATAG